A region from the Chelmon rostratus isolate fCheRos1 chromosome 6, fCheRos1.pri, whole genome shotgun sequence genome encodes:
- the cfdp1 gene encoding craniofacial development protein 1 — translation MMNYSDYDSDGYSSNEDADYVPSDDNLSEDDINECEKEDPLHRDDDVPHPDYVSKKKRKKMDISVRKKKRGVLKIDKEEEGGGDAEEAQPSQEEVEKPSEVEDDDARQKKKSDDLWASFLSDVGSRPKDFTPASQSSTTQKDDSSGLKAACLATEKKASEPAKITITKVFDFAGEEVRVNKEVSADSREAKSYVKSQNTEQKSEDKEKSLSASEPPLPGPSAKRPTGMTGILSRIGGKKQKMSTLEKSKMDWDAFKSEEGISEELAIHNRGREGYVERKNFLERVDHRQFELEKAVRLNNMKQ, via the exons ATGATGAACTATTCTGACTACGACTCTGATGGATATTCGTCTAATGAAGATGCAGACTACGTCCCATCAG atGATAACCTCAGTGAGGATGACATCAATGAGTGTGAAAAGGAGGACCCACTACACAGGGATGATGATGTGCCACATCCCGACTATGTcagcaagaagaagaggaagaaaatggaCATCAGTGTGAG aaagaagaagagaggagtaCTGAAAAtagacaaggaagaagaaggtggaggtgatgCGGAAGAGGCACAGCCATCACAAGAAGAGGTGGAAAAACCATCTGAGGTAGAGGATGATGATgcaagacagaagaaaaaatcaGATGACCTCTGGGCGAGTTTCCTGTCTGATGTTGGATCCAGACCCAAAGACTTCACACCTGCCTCACAGTCAAGTACCACACAGAAG GATGATTCCTCAGGATTGAAGGCTGCTTGTttggcaacagaaaaaaaagcatcagaaCCTGCTAAAATCACCATCACTAAAGTGTTTGACTTTGCTGGAGAAGAAGTTAG ggTCAATAAAGAGGTATCAGCAGACTCCAGAGAAGCTAAGAGTTATGTGAAGAGCCAGAACACCGAACAGAAGAgtgaagacaaagagaagagctTATCAGCCAGCGAACCACCTCTTCCTGGccccag TGCAAAGCGCCCTACAGGCATGACGGGTATCCTGAGTCGCATCGGgggaaagaagcagaaaatgagcACGCTGGAAAAGTCCAAGATGGACTGGGACGCTTTTAAATCAGAGGAGGGCATCTCAGAGGAGCTGGCCATCcacaacagaggcagagaggg gtATGTGGAGCGGAAGAACTTCTTGGAGCGGGTCGACCACCGCCAGTTTGAGTTAGAAAAAGCAGTGCGactgaacaacatgaaacaatga